Proteins encoded together in one Impatiens glandulifera chromosome 1, dImpGla2.1, whole genome shotgun sequence window:
- the LOC124914797 gene encoding laccase-17-like, translated as MTRGMTSFSLSKVFMFFSAIFLLHGLSPLNASVTRNYTFKVALQNVTRLCHTKSMVTVNGQFPGPRIVAREGDRLLIKVINQVPNNISIHWHGIRQLQSGWADGPAYVTQCPIQTGQSYVYNFTIVGQRGTLWWHAHVSWLRASLYGPIIILPMLGTPYPFVKPYKEVPIIFGEWFNGDTEAIINQALQTGGGPNVSDAYTINGLPGPLYNCSAKDTFKLKVKPSKTYLLRLINAALNDELFFSIANHTLTIIDVDAVYVKPFETQTLLIAPGQTTNVLLKTHSKIPNATFYMMARPYVTGQGTFDNSTVAGILEYKDSHVKRLPLFKPTLPSLNDTSFATNFTSRLRSLASGKYPANVPKKIDKRFFFTVGLGTSPCDLKNQTCQGPNGTKFAASISNISFIQPKTALLQAHFFGKSRGIYSPNFPYSPNWFNYTGNPPNNTMVTNGTKLMVLPFNTNVELVLQDTSILGAESHPFHLHGFNFFVVGRGFGNFDMNKDPSKFNLVDPVERNTVGVPSGGWVAIRFLADNPGVWFMHCHLEIHTSWGLKMAWLVLDGKLPNQKLLPPPVDLPKC; from the exons ATGACTAGAGGGATGACTTCTTTTTCTTTATCAAAAGTATTCATGTTTTTTTCAGCTATCTTTCTCCTCCACGGGCTCTCGCCATTGAATGCATCCGTGACAAGAAATTACACATTTAAAGTGGCGTTACAAAACGTGACAAGATTATGCCACACAAAGAGTATGGTTACCGTAAATGGCCAGTTTCCTGGTCCTCGCATTGTTGCTAGGGAAGGCGATCGTCTCCTTATCAAAGTCATTAATCAAGTCCCTAATAATATTTCTATCCATTG GCATGGAATAAGACAACTTCAAAGCGGTTGGGCAGATGGACCAGCGTATGTAACACAATGTCCTATACAAACCGGACAAAGCTACGTATACAATTTTACGATCGTGGGTCAAAGAGGAACTTTGTGGTGGCATGCCCATGTATCATGGCTAAGAGCAAGTCTCTATGGACCTATTATCATTCTCCCTATGCTTGGTACCCCTTATCCTTTTGTCAAACCCTACAAAGAAGTTCCCATTATATTTG gtGAATGGTTTAATGGTGATACCGAGGCAATAATAAATCAAGCCTTACAAACTGGGGGTGGACCAAATGTCTCAGATGCTTATACCATTAATGGTCTTCCTGGACCCTTATACAATTGCTCAGCAAAAG ATACATTCAAGTTAAAAGTGAAGCCAAGTAAAACATATCTCCTTAGATTGATAAACGCCGCACTTAACGACGAGCTTTTCTTTAGCATCGCCAATCACACTCTTACTATTATCGATGTTGACGCTGTTTATGTCAAACCTTTCGAAACACAAACTCTTCTAATCGCTCCTGGTCAAACCACAAACGTTCTCCTCAAGACTCATAGTAAAATTCCCAATGCCACTTTTTATATGATGGCCCGACCTTATGTAACCGGCCAAGGAACATTCGATAACTCAACCGTTGCTGGTATATTAGAGTACAAAGATTCTCACGTAAAAAGACTTCCCTTATTTAAACCGACGTTACCTTCTCTAAACGACACTTCATTTGCGACAAATTTTACAAGTAGATTGAGAAGTCTAGCTAGTGGTAAGTATCCCGCTAATGTTCCTAAGAAAATAGACAAACGATTCTTTTTCACCGTGGGACTTGGGACAAGTCCATGTGACCTAAAAAACCAAACATGCCAAGGGCCTAATGGGACCAAATTTGCAGCCTCGATTAGCAACATTTCCTTTATTCAACCGAAAACGGCTCTTCTTCAAGCTCATTTTTTCGGAAAATCTAGAGGAATTTACTCGCCCAATTTTCCTTATAGCCCTAATTGGTTTAATTACACCGGAAATCCTCCAAACAATACTATGGTGACAAACGGGACCAAACTTATGGTTCTTCCATTTAACACGAATGTCGAACTTGTCTTGCAAGATACAAGTATTCTTGGTGCCGAAAGTCATCCTTTCCATCTTCACGGTTTCAACTTTTTCGTCGTTGGCCGAGGTTTTGGAAACTTTGACATGAATAAGGATCCGAGTAAGTTCAATCTTGTCGACCCGGTTGAAAGGAATACGGTTGGAGTGCCTTCTGGTGGTTGGGTTGCTATTCGATTCTTAGCTGATAATCCag GGGTATGGTTCATGCATTGTCACTTAGAAATTCATACAAGTTGGGGTTTAAAGATGGCTTGGCTTGTTTTGGATGGAAAACTTCCCAATCAAAAATTGCTTCCTCCTCCTGTGGATCTTCCTAAATGCTAA
- the LOC124920101 gene encoding probable protein S-acyltransferase 16 → MKQRFRFSFPVTVVIAAIIYIYVSTVLVFVDQWFGLSSSPGIINAVAFTALALLCIYSYTIALFTDPGRVTSSFVPDVEDKLKEGDLKYCEKCSTFKPPRTHHCRVCKRCVLRMDHHCIWMNNCVGYENYKTFFVFVLYAVTSSVYSLVLLVGSILHEKEIDDEQKKGSFRTIYVISTLLLVPLTITLGTLLGWHIYLILRNKTTIEYHEAVRAMWLAEKRGDVYSHPYDLGSFENLKSVLGSNILCWVCPTTTSHLGSGLRFRTA, encoded by the exons ATGAAACAGAGATTCCGATTCTCTTTTCCCGTCACAGTAGTGATCGCGGCCATCATCTACATATATGTATCTACTGTATTAGTCTTCGTTGACCAATGGTTCGGTCTATCTTCTTCCCCTGGGATTATCAACGCTGTCGCTTTTACCGCCTTAGCCCTTTTGTGCATCTACAGTTATACTATCGCCCTATTTACCGATCCTGGCCGAGTAACCTCAAGTTTCGTACCCGACGTCGAGGATAAGCTCAAG GAAGGAGACTTGAAATACTGCGAGAAATGTTCCACCTTTAAACCTCCACGAACACATCATTGTCGCGTATGTAAAAGATGTGTATTGCGAATG GATCACCATTGCATTTGGATGAACAACTGCGTTGGCTATGAAAACTACAAAACCTTCTTTGTCTTTGTTCTGTATGCTGTGACATCATCTGTCTACTCCCTG GTTCTTCTCGTGGGTAGTATATTGCATGAAAAAGAAATCGATGATGAACAGAAGAAAGGTTCCTTCAGAACCATATAT GTCATATCTACACTTTTGCTTGTCCCACTGACCATAACTCTGGGCACTTTGTTGGGTTGGCATATCTATCTCATCTTAAGAAACAAGACAACTATAGAG TATCATGAAGCAGTGAGGGCCATGTGGTTGGCAGAGAAACGAGGAGACGTGTATTCGCATCCATACGATCTCGGGTCATTTGAGAATTTGAAATCA GTTCTCGGTTCGAATATCTTATGCTGGGTATGTCCAACTACAACCTCCCATCTTGGTTCAGGCCTTAGATTCCGAACTGCATGA
- the LOC124920102 gene encoding protein FAR-RED-ELONGATED HYPOCOTYL 1-LIKE-like isoform X2 → MEVVVDKRNQFQISRTIMELNKKRKLQAEQLDLPLPKHKFGDRNFNYDYPANNDDDELESVIDSNSFVDDCDSSMSNSAESKMDSGNAKTCPSYSLDGGSSSSSSIIIDPQNNSKLKLVQSYQDDDLYEFGNLMEYGCLEQLGMEVDNDNRYVLSSGRWTTDQGNAVTERKREDKLTIDKEFEQYFSMLML, encoded by the exons ATGGAGGTGGTAGTAGACAAGCGAAATCAATTTCAGATTTCCAG AACAATCATGGAGCTGAATAAGAAAAGGAAGTTACAAGCTGAACAATTAGATTTGCCTTTACCAAAGCATAAATTTGGGGATCGAAACTTCAACTATGACTACCCTGCTaacaatgatgatgatgaactaGAGTCAGTAATAGATAGCAACAGTTTCGTGGACGATTGCGATTCTTCGATGTCTAACTCTGCTGAGTCAAAAATGGATTCCGGAAATGCAAAGACATGTCCATCTTATTCTTTGGATGGAGGATCTTCTTCCTCCTCTAGCATCATCATTGATCCACAAAACAACAGCAAACTGAAATTGGTCCAGTCTTATCAGGATGATGATCTTTATGAATTTGGAAATCTAATGGAATATGGTTGCTTGGAGCAGCTGGGGATGGAAGTAGATAACGATAATCGTTATGTTCTATCATCTGGGAGATGGACAACCGATCAAG GAAATGCTGTTACTGAGAGGAAGAGGGAGGATAAACTAACTATCGATAAAGAGTTCGAACAGTACTTTTCTATGCTTATGCTTTAA
- the LOC124920102 gene encoding protein FAR-RED-ELONGATED HYPOCOTYL 1-LIKE-like isoform X1 encodes MEVVVDKRNQFQISSYEIDRTIMELNKKRKLQAEQLDLPLPKHKFGDRNFNYDYPANNDDDELESVIDSNSFVDDCDSSMSNSAESKMDSGNAKTCPSYSLDGGSSSSSSIIIDPQNNSKLKLVQSYQDDDLYEFGNLMEYGCLEQLGMEVDNDNRYVLSSGRWTTDQGNAVTERKREDKLTIDKEFEQYFSMLML; translated from the exons ATGGAGGTGGTAGTAGACAAGCGAAATCAATTTCAGATTTCCAG TTATGAAATTGACAGAACAATCATGGAGCTGAATAAGAAAAGGAAGTTACAAGCTGAACAATTAGATTTGCCTTTACCAAAGCATAAATTTGGGGATCGAAACTTCAACTATGACTACCCTGCTaacaatgatgatgatgaactaGAGTCAGTAATAGATAGCAACAGTTTCGTGGACGATTGCGATTCTTCGATGTCTAACTCTGCTGAGTCAAAAATGGATTCCGGAAATGCAAAGACATGTCCATCTTATTCTTTGGATGGAGGATCTTCTTCCTCCTCTAGCATCATCATTGATCCACAAAACAACAGCAAACTGAAATTGGTCCAGTCTTATCAGGATGATGATCTTTATGAATTTGGAAATCTAATGGAATATGGTTGCTTGGAGCAGCTGGGGATGGAAGTAGATAACGATAATCGTTATGTTCTATCATCTGGGAGATGGACAACCGATCAAG GAAATGCTGTTACTGAGAGGAAGAGGGAGGATAAACTAACTATCGATAAAGAGTTCGAACAGTACTTTTCTATGCTTATGCTTTAA
- the LOC124920103 gene encoding cyclin-dependent protein kinase inhibitor SMR4-like translates to MEFHLYQEEEEDDADCTTPKSREFQIPPPAMCPPPPKKKTHRPAKRHPPKNGYFNPPDLEILFTAARTYH, encoded by the coding sequence ATGGAGTTCCACCTatatcaagaagaagaagaagatgatgcagATTGCACCACACCCAAAAGCCGGGAATTTCAAATTCCACCTCCCGCTATGTGTCCTCCACCACCAAAGAAGAAAACTCATCGTCCCGCGAAACGCCACCCACCAAAAAACGGCTACTTCAATCCTCCAGACCTCGAAATTCTCTTCACCGCCGCCAGAACCTACCATTAG